Part of the Engystomops pustulosus chromosome 4, aEngPut4.maternal, whole genome shotgun sequence genome is shown below.
actgctgggcatgtgtggggggaaactatatactgctgggcatgtgtgggggccactatatactgctggtcaTGTgcggggggccactatatactgctgggcatgtgtgggggacactatatactgctgggcatgtgtgggggccactatatactgctgggcatgtgtggggggccactatatactgctgggcatgtgtggggggccactatatactgctgggcatgtgtgagggccactgtatactgctgggcaggtgtggggggccactatatactgctcggCATGTGTGGGggacactatatactgctgggcatgtgtggaggacactatatactgctgggcatgtgtggggggcaACTATATACtgttgggcatgtgtggggggcactaaatactgctgggcatgtgtggggggccactatatactgctgggcatgtgtgggggacactatatactgctggtctTGTgtggggggccactatatactgctgggcatgtgtgggggccactatatactgctgggcatgtgtgggggccactaaatactgctgggcatgtgttgggggccactatatactgctgggcatgtgtgggggacactatatactgctgggcatgtgtggggggccactatatactgctgggcatgtgtgggggacacgatatactgctgggcatgtgtgggggccactgtatactgctgggcatgtgtggggggccactatatactgctgggcatgtgtgggggacactatatactgctgggcatgtgtgaaggccactatatactgctgggcatgtgtggggggccactatatactgctgggcatgtgtgggggacactatatactgctgggcatgtgtgaaggccactatatactgctgggaatGTGTGGGAGCCaccatatactgctgggcatgtgtgggagcCACTATATACTGTTGGGCATGTTTGGGGGACACTATATACTGTTGGGCATGTTTGGGGGACACTATATACCGCTAGGTGTGGCATTTTAATTTTCCCTTCAGACTTCACTATTATTATGCCACATTTTTCTATAAAAATAGTTACTAAGTAACTCTATTGACCTTTAATAAaagcagcccaggacgtgccatgtcAGAGCTGCTACCAGGCGGCAGGTTCTGGGCTGAAGCAGAAGAACGCTGTGTGCGCTGGGAGTTCCCGGTTAGCAGGAGACACAGGTGATGGGCAAGACACAATGACGCTGTGATAAGGGTAGAGCTCACAGCTTTCTTCTGCTTCAGCCAAGGACCTGCCGACTGCTAGCAGCACTCAGATAGTAGTATGTGCCTTTGTAGTTAAAAACATTTGGTTGGGGGCCAACTCAGATGTGTTCGCCCCCCTTTGATGAAACTCTAGCTACGCTACTGAGTGGGTTTTAAACAGTTGCTGCCCAAAGTCTTAGTGacattaataatattattattataccctgTTGTCTTAAATTTCTAAAGGTTTAACATCTAAAGGGTTTTATTTATCTATAGGTCCAATCCATACAGATGAAGTCAGATGGAGAGAGCTCTGTCCTTAGTGTAACCAACGCTCACCATAGACACATCTCCAAATCACTGCCTCTGGCTCCAACTTACCTTACATTTACAGTTGTACAATACTGATGTATCTTCAGTTAGTGTTAATGTCATTTCTTTTGTGCTTTTCGCTTTATTTGTTCAATTTCTCTCTTTTTATCCAGTAAGAAATGGATAGAAAAAGAAGAGACTCTcagaagaaaaattaaaaatatgatGATTTGTGACCTGAGCAAACAAGATCCACCAGAGTCTTTGGCACTTCCAAAAGCCGACTGTCTGATGAGCTTCTATTTATTAAGTCATATTTGCAAAGACAAAGAGGCATATAGCGAGATCATAAAACATGTATCCTGTTTCTTAAATGTAGGAGGTTATCTCATCCTCGCTGGGGCATTCAATGTAAAGTATTTCTCCATTGGAGAACACAAGTATCACTCTCTGACCATGGATGAAGAGTATTTGAGGAAGGCTCTGGAAGATGGAGGCTTCTATATAGAAAATCTAGAGAAACTTGATAGCAAACTCTCCAGTAGCTTAAATAAATATGATCAGGTTTTTCTTGCTAGTGCTGTGAAGGTAAgggagcctgccagccccctagtatacagcctaccagcccctgtagtatatagcctgtcaaccccctatagcagtggtggcgaacctatggcacgggtgccagaagtggcactcagagccctctctatgggcacccgcgccatAACCCCACTGCAGatttcgccagacaggac
Proteins encoded:
- the LOC140125725 gene encoding nicotinamide N-methyltransferase-like isoform X1, which codes for MDPGSLKHYHEHEFDPQDLLNDFALPDTDKTLHEEIFLFPMKTLQTLTSSGKIAGKTLIDFSSGPVISHLLPIFDYFSDVIILETNDFCMREMEKWRKKEEEAFDWSHLLEHFSELEGDSKKWIEKEETLRRKIKNMMICDLSKQDPPESLALPKADCLMSFYLLSHICKDKEAYSEIIKHVSCFLNVGGYLILAGAFNVKYFSIGEHKYHSLTMDEEYLRKALEDGGFYIENLEKLDSKLSSSLNKYDQVFLASAVKVREPASPLVYSLPAPVVYSLSTPYSSGGEPMARVPEVALRALSMGTRAITPLQISPDRTQGVLQSQAAQDPRRKLK